CTGGGCCTATGCCCTGCTCACCCTGGCCTCGCTGGTCTGGGCGGTCGGGGAAGCGGGGCTCGACTGGTGGCAACTGGCGCCGCGCGGCGACGTCATCGTGGTGCTGGGGCTGTGGCTGGCCATGCCGTGGATGACCCGGCGGCTGGGTGTGCGGGCGCTGGCGCCACGGGCCCTGCCGCTGCCGCTGGCGCTGGCGGCCACCATCGTCGTGGCGGCGATCGCCATGGCCGTGCCATCCCATGGCATCGATGGCCGCCTGCCCATGCAGGCCGTGGCCGATCTGCCCCCCGATAGCGGCGGCGTGCCGGCCGGAGACTGGCACGCCTATGGCCGCACGCAAGGCGGCCAGCGTTACAGCCCGCTCGACCAGTTCACGCCGCAGACCATCGACCGGCTGGATGTCGCCTGGACCTATCACACCGGCGATGTCCGCAAGCCCACCGACCCCGACGAGACCACTTATCAGGTCACGCCGCTGAAAGTGGGCGATACGCTCTATCTATGCACGCCCCATAACCATGTGATCGCGCTGGATGCCGAGACCGGCCGCGAGCGCTGGCGCTATGACCCAGAGGTGCCCGACAGCGCCAACCGCCAGCACCTCACCTGCCGGGGCGTGTCATACCATCTGGGCGAGGCCGCCGACCCCGCCACGCCCCCCGACCGGCAGGCCCCCTGTGTGGCCCGGATCTTCATGCCCACCGCCGATGCCCGGCTGATCGCGCTGGATGCCCGGACCGGCGATGTCTGCCGCGATTTCGGTGAGGACGGCGCGATACAATTGTGGCGCGGCATGCCGAACCTGAAGGAAGGCTTCTATTATTCCACCTCGCCGCCGGTGGTGACGCGAGAGCTGATCGTCATCGGCGGCGCGGTCAACGACAATGTCTCGACCAGCGACCCCTCGGGCGTGATCCGCGCCTATGACATCGACAATGGCGCGCTGGTGTGGAACTTCGACACCGGCAATCCCGATGCCACCCAGCCGATCGAGGACGGCCAGAGCTATACCGAAAACTCGCCCAATAGCTGGTCGATCGGCAGCGTCGACGAAGATCTGGGGCTGGTCTATCTGCCGATCGGCAACCAGCCGCCCGACCAGTGGGGCGGCCGCCGATCCGACAGCGTCGAGCGGTTTTCCTCCTCGGTCACCGCGCTCGATCTGGCCACCGGTCAGGTGCGCTGGGTGTTCCAGGCCGTGCATCACGATCTGTGGGACCGCGACGTGCCGGCCCAGCCGACCCTGGTCGATCTGGCGATGCCGGACAGCCCGCGCGCCCGGCCCGACGGCACGGTGCCGGCGCTGGTTCAGCCCACCAAACAGGGCGACATCTTCGTGCTCGACCGCCGCACCGGCGATCCGCTGCTGCCGGTGACCGAAGAGCCGGCCCCGCAGGGCGCGGCCGAGGGCGACCATACCGCCCCCACCCAGCCGGCATCGGCGCTGTCGTTCCGCCCGCCGCCGCTTCGGGAACGCGACATGTGGGGCGCCACCATGTTTGATCAGCTCGCCTGCCGCATCCGCTATCGCAGCCTGGATTACGACGGCGCCTATACCCCGCCCTCGGTGCGCGGCACCCTGGTCTATCCGGGCAATTTCGGGGTGTTCAACTGGGGCGGCGTCGCGGTCGACCCGGAACGGCAGGTGCTGTTCGCGACACCGGCCTATCTCGCCTTCGTCATCCGGCTGATCCCGCGTGACAACGACACCGACACCTATGTCTCCGATGGCCCGCCCGGCCTGAACGAGAATTTCGGCGCGCCCTTCGCGGTCGATATCGGCCCGATGCTGTCGCCGCTGGGCCTGCCCTGTCAGGCGCCGCCCTGGGGCTATGTCGCCGGCGCCGATCTGCGCACCGGCGAGATCGCCTGGATGCGCCGGAACGGCACGGTCCGCGACCGCGCGCCGGTGCCGCTGCCCTTCGAGATGGGCGTGCCCGATCTGGGCGGGCCGCTGATCACCGCCGGCGGCACCGCCTTCATCAGCGGCACGATCGACAATGACGTCCGCGGCTATGACCTGGAAACCGGTCGCCGGCTGTGGGAAGACCGCCTGCCCGCCGGCGGCCAGGCAACGCCGATGAGCTATCTGGGCCGCGATGGCCGGCAATATCTGCTGGTGGTGGCCGGCGGCCATGGCTCGCTCGGCACCGATGCCGGCGATGCGGTCATCGCCTATACGCTGCCGAAAAACCAGGCGCTGCCGGACAACCAGGCGTCGCCGAATGGCTGACCGCCCGGATCGCAGGCGACGCCTGATCGCCATTGGTGTCTCAGCCCCCATATTGCTGACTGGCGCCATATTACTGACTGGCGGTTGCACCGGCATTCAGTCGACGCTGGATCCGGCCGGCATCGGCGCCGAACGGGTGGCGTCGCTGTTCTGGGTGATGCTGACCGGTGCCGGCATCATCTGGGTGATGGTGATGGCGATCGCCATCCATGCCGCCCGCCGCAGGCGCCCGATCAGCCTGTTCAAGGCCAAGCGGTTCATCATCGCCATGGGCGCCATCTTCCCGACCGTGGTGCTGACCGCGCTGCTGGTCCACGGGCTGCGGCTGATGCCCGAACTGCGCACGGGCGGCGGCGATCTGACGATCGAGGTGGTGGGCGAGCAGTTCTGGTGGCGGGTGGTCTATCACCCGCCCGCCGGCCACCCGGCCGCCGGCACGCCGGTGGTGTCGGCCAATGAAATCCGCCTGCCGGCCGGTGCCGAGGTCGATCTGGTGCTGAACAGCCCCGACGTGATCCATTCGTTCTGGATCCCGGCCATTGCCGGCAAGATCGACATGATCCCCGGCCGTACCACCCGGCTGACGCTGAAGCCGACCAGACCGGGCGTCTATCGCGGCGCCTGCGCCGAATTCTGCGGCACCGCCCATGCCCTGATGGCGTTGACGGCCGAGGTGATGCCGCAGGCCGATTTCGACCGCTGGCTGGCCGATCAGGCCGGCCCCGCGCGGAGCCCGGCCCCCGGCACGCCGGCCGCGCGCGGGGCCAGGATTTTTGCCGATCAGGGTTGCGGCGCCTGCCACAGCGTGCGCGGCACCGACGCGCGGGGCACCATCGGCCCCGATCTCACCCGGATCGGCGGGCGCCACAGCATCGGCGCCGGCATCCTGCCCAACACCCCCGCGCGTCTGGCCGATTTCATCAGCGCCACCACCACGGTCAAGCCGGGGGTGCTGATGCCACCCTATGGCATGCTGGCGCCGCAGGCCCTGGCCGACCTCTCAGCCTATCTGGAGAGCCTGGAATGACCGCCCACGACCAGCAGCAGCGCCAGGAGGACGAGGATCTGCGGCTGGCCCAGGCGGCGCGGCTCAGGCGTACCTGGCTCACGCCGCGCGGCTGGCGCTACTGGTCGGCTGTGAACAACACCGAGGTCGGCGTGTGGTACAGCGTCACCGCCTTCTTCTTCTTCCTGTTCGCCGGGGTGCTGGCGCTGATGGTGCGCGCGCAACTCGCCGTGCCCGACAACGATCTGGTGACGCCGGGTTTCTACAACCAGTTGTTCACCCTGCACGGCACGATGATGATGTTCCTGTTCGCCGTGCCGATCTTCGAAGCGGTGGCGATCCTGATCATGCCGCAGATGCTGGCGGCGCGCGATCTGCCGTTTCCCCGGCTGTCGGCGTTCGGCTTCTGGTGCTTCGTCATCGGCGGGGTGTTCGTCGCCGGGTCGATCTTCTTCGGCGCCGCCCCCGACAGCGGCTGGTTCATGTATCCGCCGCTGGCGACCAACAAGGACACCGCCGGCATCGGCGCCGATATCTGGCTGCTGGGCCTGTCATTCATCGAGATCGCCTCGATCGCG
Above is a genomic segment from Tistrella bauzanensis containing:
- a CDS encoding glucose/quinate/shikimate family membrane-bound PQQ-dependent dehydrogenase, which translates into the protein MPEIPTHRRSTLLVLTALVFLIIGLGLVAAGGWLAAHGGSWYYVAAGLGFLIIAWLLFRGHAAALWAYALLTLASLVWAVGEAGLDWWQLAPRGDVIVVLGLWLAMPWMTRRLGVRALAPRALPLPLALAATIVVAAIAMAVPSHGIDGRLPMQAVADLPPDSGGVPAGDWHAYGRTQGGQRYSPLDQFTPQTIDRLDVAWTYHTGDVRKPTDPDETTYQVTPLKVGDTLYLCTPHNHVIALDAETGRERWRYDPEVPDSANRQHLTCRGVSYHLGEAADPATPPDRQAPCVARIFMPTADARLIALDARTGDVCRDFGEDGAIQLWRGMPNLKEGFYYSTSPPVVTRELIVIGGAVNDNVSTSDPSGVIRAYDIDNGALVWNFDTGNPDATQPIEDGQSYTENSPNSWSIGSVDEDLGLVYLPIGNQPPDQWGGRRSDSVERFSSSVTALDLATGQVRWVFQAVHHDLWDRDVPAQPTLVDLAMPDSPRARPDGTVPALVQPTKQGDIFVLDRRTGDPLLPVTEEPAPQGAAEGDHTAPTQPASALSFRPPPLRERDMWGATMFDQLACRIRYRSLDYDGAYTPPSVRGTLVYPGNFGVFNWGGVAVDPERQVLFATPAYLAFVIRLIPRDNDTDTYVSDGPPGLNENFGAPFAVDIGPMLSPLGLPCQAPPWGYVAGADLRTGEIAWMRRNGTVRDRAPVPLPFEMGVPDLGGPLITAGGTAFISGTIDNDVRGYDLETGRRLWEDRLPAGGQATPMSYLGRDGRQYLLVVAGGHGSLGTDAGDAVIAYTLPKNQALPDNQASPNG
- the coxB gene encoding cytochrome c oxidase subunit II translates to MADRPDRRRRLIAIGVSAPILLTGAILLTGGCTGIQSTLDPAGIGAERVASLFWVMLTGAGIIWVMVMAIAIHAARRRRPISLFKAKRFIIAMGAIFPTVVLTALLVHGLRLMPELRTGGGDLTIEVVGEQFWWRVVYHPPAGHPAAGTPVVSANEIRLPAGAEVDLVLNSPDVIHSFWIPAIAGKIDMIPGRTTRLTLKPTRPGVYRGACAEFCGTAHALMALTAEVMPQADFDRWLADQAGPARSPAPGTPAARGARIFADQGCGACHSVRGTDARGTIGPDLTRIGGRHSIGAGILPNTPARLADFISATTTVKPGVLMPPYGMLAPQALADLSAYLESLE